From Camelina sativa cultivar DH55 chromosome 20, Cs, whole genome shotgun sequence, the proteins below share one genomic window:
- the LOC104771783 gene encoding probable disease resistance protein At5g45510 isoform X3, with product MAVKFADPEFVHEVNDEKLRNNIVDVLKRNGPQRVLLSGKAGTGKTRLANIVGEHVIKTGLCFLTIFLHLNRKFKDQWSLYENIASQLCVYSDFEETELDDRDEDEEDEKELTDFDLKKKILDEIVKQRKDIDQKIENERLEAAKANKDAGNKAAGKKKDKATEAETTLPAEDAKKDTPSSGKPCILLILDDEGNQTSEEVVMNIMGLWKFLVDDILEDVNRLKILVTKGGEEPTKAVVADVKSENGSEGKEGGKSESESEEQDGVKSESGSEEQDGAKSENGSEEKEEPESENGSGEQDEAESVNGSEEQDGAKSENITEGLERAKSENNTGELERAKSENITTEGLEGAKRDSEIVPDEGTRSQAAENVQDTKRDGDSGQSTKDVSVAATNSYDDLINFHTTDVSEELRNSIHETNLQNLFMVLITKDYVETFADYIDKIVSKSKNSPAAIVVLAKSLKLIMLSKKCPSTEGYTELKEKIDEVLSADRSDSPDLCSASESAVNPIFYLAYVLLKTYDTSKGAILDCFWHSLDFFKQCGCVYYRDLITQWMLEGYFDPVRSVEKAYQEGHSILMDLINRGMLKIQENNVVVPEMTMISLIDPRLGGHFGRSRLGFSRVYCGDKENGIGKITQIDDMIKTVQAKKVDKVTTILVGGDRLRRENPKTYFENLKELEVLGLFEPTLEPLIPSFKDHLKLLRVLVIRDCDLLDSIEELQTLTKLNTLEVSGASSLKEISPDFFKAFLELQSLHLSGLKITSSPPSISDLTQLHCLIIKDCHLLEDLPNIQELVNLEVVDVSGARGLQTCFDNQKGDKKNKSKNKNFYLLKKLQLLDFSESQIERLPIFQDSAVGDKLKLLTRLLLRNCTKLRRLPSLKPLSGLQILDLSGTTSLVEMLEVCFEDKPELKTLNLSGTNLSELATTIDELSSLNELLLRNCINLDAIPNIQKLKNLEVIDVSGSSKLEKIEGSFEDMFYLREVNLRGTKVETTPELPKDTKIHCVKSIILADGRLFEGKDWDEVRSKMSSENPSSSDAAVVAPQEISEETREIQSAEPRASDCTEIGDATRKERLLQVPIDRALYKKTLTSLVDSESPQEVMEINETNKLDDGALAKAEFVSFVDCTPTRFTSIFNKTKVVKGCWLKMCFDINDLFSGVDEENLKSLETLSITNLLSLETISCAGSLENLKNLSLDCCPKITTIFSEMPTSLQVLNIKHCENLEKVVEKVEVSSHDNLTVKRENCPNFGVVSA from the exons ATGGCGGTTAAGTTTGCTG ATCCAGAATTTGTACATGAGGTGAATGATGAGAAACTGCGTAACAACATAGTGGATGTTCTGAAAAGAAATGGTCCTCAGAGAGTTTTGCTGTCTGGTAAAGCTGGGACCGGGAAGACGAGGCTGGCAAACATTGTGGGAGAGCATGTCATCAAGACCGGCTTGTGCTTTCTGACCATCTTCTTGCATCTCAACAGGAAGTTTAAGGATCAATGGTCGCTCTACGAGAACATAGCTTCTCAGCTATGTGTTTACTCTGATTTTGAAGAGACTGAATTGGATGATAGGGATGAGGACGAGGAGGATGAGAAGGAACTCACCGACtttgatttgaagaagaagatacttgACGAAATCGTTAAGCAAAGAAAAGACATCGACCAAAAGATCGAGAATGAGAGATTGGAGGCTGCAAAGGCCAATAAGGATGCTGGAAACAAGGCTGCGGGTAAAAAAAAGGATAAGGCAACTGAAGCAGAGACGACGCTGCCAGCTGAGGATGCGAAGAAAGATACTCCGTCTTCAGGAAAGCCATGTATTCTATTGATTCTTGATGATGAAGGAAACCAAACCAGTGAAGAGGTGGTGATGAATATAATGGGACTTTGGAAgtttcttgttgatgatattcTTGAAGATGTCAACCGTCTCAAGATTCTTGTTACGAAAGGAGGCGAGGAGCCTACAAAGGCTGTTGTTGCTGACGTAAAGAGTGAGAATGGAAGTGAAGGGAAAGAGGGAGGAAAGAGTGAGAGTGAAAGTGAAGAGCAAGATGGAGTAAAGAGTGAGAGTGGAAGTGAAGAGCAAGATGGAGCAAAGAGTGAGAATGGAAGTGAAGAGAAAGAGGAACCAGAGAGTGAGAATGGAAGTGGAGAGCAAGATGAAGCAGAGAGTGTGAATGGAAGTGAAGAGCAAGATGGAGCAAAGAGTGAGAATATAACTGAAGGGCTAGAGAGAGCAAAGAGCGAGAATAATACTGGAGAGCTGGAGAGAGCAAAGAGTGAGAATATAACAACTGAAGGGCTAGAGGGAGCAAAGAGAGACAGCGAAATTGTGCCAGATGAGGGTACTCGGTCACAAGCCGCGGAGAACGTACAAGATACAAAGCGTGATGGGGACAGTGGCCAGTCTACTAAAGATGTGTCGGTGGCAGCTACAAATTCCTATGACGATCTAATCAATTTCCATACCACGGATGTCTCAGAGGAATTACGTAACTCAATTCATGAGACTAACCTGCAGAATTTGTTTATGGTTCTTATCACAAAAGACTACGTGGAGACTTTTGCAGACTACATAGATAAGATTGTGAGCAAAAGCAAGAATTCGCCAGCTGCAATCGTCGTGCTAGCCAAGTCCCTAAAGTTGATTATGCTAAGCAAAAAATGTCCGAGCACAGAAGGTTATACGGAACTAAAAGAAAAGATAGACGAGGTTCTCTCAGCTGATCGGTCTGATTCACCGGATTTATGTTCTGCTTCTGAGAGTGCTGTCAATCCAATCTTCTATCTTGCATATGTGCTGTTGAAAACCTATGATACATCAAAGGGTGCCATCTTGGATTGTTTTTGGCATAGCTTGGACTTCTTTAAGCAATGTGGCTGTGTTTACTACCGTGACCTGATCACACAATGGATGCTTGAAGGCTACTTTGATCCTGTTAGGTCTGTCGAAAAGGCGTACCAGGAAGGTCATTCTATCTTGATGGATCTTATAAACCGCGGAATGCTGaagatacaagaaaacaatgtgGTGGTACCAGAGATGACGATGATCAGTTTAATTGATCCTCGACTTGGAGGCCATTTCGGGAGATCTCGACTTGGATTTTCTAGAGTCTATTGCGGTGACAAGGAAAATGGTATTGGGAAAATCACGCAGATAGATGATATGATTAAAACCGTGCAAGCAAAGAAAGTAGACAAGGTTACCACGATTCTGGTTGGTGGAGATCGTCTGCGTCGTGAAAATCCTAAAACGTACTTCGAAAATCTGAAAGAGCTTGAAGTACTTGGTCTTTTTGAACCCACACTAGAACCTCTTATCCCGTCTTTTAAGGATCATCTCAAACTCCTCCGGGTTCTTGTAATCAGGGACTGTGATCTACTGGACAGTATTGAAGAGCTTCAGACTCTTACAAAGCTGAATACTCTCGAAGTTTCTGGTGCTAGCTCCCTGAAGGAAATCAGTCCTGATTTCTTCAAGGCATTTCTTGAACTTCAAAGTCTTCACCTCTCCGGGCTTAAGATCACATCTTCCCCTCCCAGCATTTCTGATTTGACCCAACTTCATTGTCTCATCATCAAGGACTGCCATTTATTGGAAGATCTGCCAAACATACAGGAGCTAGTGAATCTTGAGGTTGTTGATGTCTCTGGTGCTCGTGGACTTCAGACTTGTTTCGACAACCAAAAAGgtgacaagaaaaacaaaagcaaaaacaaaaacttttaccTTCTTAAAAAACTTCAGCTCCTTGACTTCTCGGAGAGCCAAATAGAGCGTCTGCCAATATTCCAGGACTCTGCGGTGGGGGACAAGCTTAAATTATTGACTCGGCTCTTGTTGCGCAATTGTACCAAACTGAGAAGATTGCCTAGTTTGAAGCCCTTGTCGGGTCTCCAAATTCTTGATCTTTCCGGCACTACTAGCTTAGTGGAAATGCTTGAAGTGTGCTTCGAGGATAAGCCTGAACTCAAAACTCTGAATCTCTCAGGAACTAATCTTAGCGAGTTGGCTACCACCATCGATGAGCTGTCCAGTCTCAATGAACTTCTCCTACGGAATTGCATCAACCTAGATGCTATCCCAAACATCCAGAAACTCAAAAATCTCGAAGTCATTGATGTTTCCGGCAGTAGCAAGCTGGAGAAGATTGAGGGATCATTTGAGGACATGTTTTACCTACGTGAAGTGAACCTGCGTGGAACCAAAGTGGAGACGACACCAGAGTTGCCAAAGGACACCAAAATCCATTGTGTAAAGAGTATTATTCTGGCAGATGGAAGGCTTTTTGAAGGTAAGGATTGGGACGAAGTAAGGAGCAAAATGTCAAGTGAGAATCCTAGCTCCTCTGATGCAGCAGTTGTTGCACCCCAAGAAATCtcagaagaaacaagagagattcAATCAGCTGAACCACGCGCCAGTGATTGTACTGAGATTGGAGATGCCACGCGCAAGGAACGTCTTCTCCAAGTCCCCATAGACAGGGCTCTATATAAGAAGACACTAACATCACTTGTTGATTCCGAAAGTCCACAGGAAGTCATGGAGATCAATGAAACTAATAAGCTGGATGATGGCGCACTAGCTAAGGCTGAGTTTGTGTCTTTTGTGGACTGTACTCCTACAAGGTTCACATCTATCTTTAACAAGACCAAAGTGGTGAAGGGTTGCTGGCTAAAGATGTGCTTTGACATAAACGACCTTTTCTCTGGTGTGGATGAGGAAAATTTGAAATCATTGGAGACTTTATCGATTACAAATCTTCTATCGTTGGAGACAATAAGCTGTGCTGGTAGCTTAGAGAATCTGAAGAACCTAAGCTTAGATTGCTGCCCGAAAATCACAACGATTTTCTCGGAGATGCCTACCAGCCTACAAGTCCTGAATATAAAGCATTGTGAGAACCTGGAGAAAGTTGTTGAAAAAGTCGAAGTGTCATCTCACGATAATCTGACAGTGAAACGCGAGAATTGCCCAAACTTTGGA GTCGTATCTGCTTGA
- the LOC104771783 gene encoding probable disease resistance protein At5g45510 isoform X2 yields the protein MAVKFADPEFVHEVNDEKLRNNIVDVLKRNGPQRVLLSGKAGTGKTRLANIVGEHVIKTGLCFLTIFLHLNRKFKDQWSLYENIASQLCVYSDFEETELDDRDEDEEDEKELTDFDLKKKILDEIVKQRKDIDQKIENERLEAAKANKDAGNKAAGKKKDKATEAETTLPAEDAKKDTPSSGKPCILLILDDEGNQTSEEVVMNIMGLWKFLVDDILEDVNRLKILVTKGGEEPTKAVVADVKSENGSEGKEGGKSESESEEQDGVKSESGSEEQDGAKSENGSEEKEEPESENGSGEQDEAESVNGSEEQDGAKSENITEGLERAKSENNTGELERAKSENITTEGLEGAKRDSEIVPDEGTRSQAAENVQDTKRDGDSGQSTKDVSVAATNSYDDLINFHTTDVSEELRNSIHETNLQNLFMVLITKDYVETFADYIDKIVSKSKNSPAAIVVLAKSLKLIMLSKKCPSTEGYTELKEKIDEVLSADRSDSPDLCSASESAVNPIFYLAYVLLKTYDTSKGAILDCFWHSLDFFKQCGCVYYRDLITQWMLEGYFDPVRSVEKAYQEGHSILMDLINRGMLKIQENNVVVPEMTMISLIDPRLGGHFGRSRLGFSRVYCGDKENGIGKITQIDDMIKTVQAKKVDKVTTILVGGDRLRRENPKTYFENLKELEVLGLFEPTLEPLIPSFKDHLKLLRVLVIRDCDLLDSIEELQTLTKLNTLEVSGASSLKEISPDFFKAFLELQSLHLSGLKITSSPPSISDLTQLHCLIIKDCHLLEDLPNIQELVNLEVVDVSGARGLQTCFDNQKGDKKNKSKNKNFYLLKKLQLLDFSESQIERLPIFQDSAVGDKLKLLTRLLLRNCTKLRRLPSLKPLSGLQILDLSGTTSLVEMLEVCFEDKPELKTLNLSGTNLSELATTIDELSSLNELLLRNCINLDAIPNIQKLKNLEVIDVSGSSKLEKIEGSFEDMFYLREVNLRGTKVETTPELPKDTKIHCVKSIILADGRLFEGKDWDEVRSKMSSENPSSSDAAVVAPQEISEETREIQSAEPRASDCTEIGDATRKERLLQVPIDRALYKKTLTSLVDSESPQEVMEINETNKLDDGALAKAEFVSFVDCTPTRFTSIFNKTKVVKGCWLKMCFDINDLFSGVDEENLKSLETLSITNLLSLETISCAGSLENLKNLSLDCCPKITTIFSEMPTSLQVLNIKHCENLEKVVEKVEVSSHDNLTVKRENCPNFGDYVMVEHSDASPP from the exons ATGGCGGTTAAGTTTGCTG ATCCAGAATTTGTACATGAGGTGAATGATGAGAAACTGCGTAACAACATAGTGGATGTTCTGAAAAGAAATGGTCCTCAGAGAGTTTTGCTGTCTGGTAAAGCTGGGACCGGGAAGACAAGGCTGGCAAACATTGTGGGAGAGCATGTCATCAAGACCGGCTTGTGCTTTCTGACCATCTTCTTGCATCTCAACAGGAAGTTTAAGGATCAATGGTCGCTCTACGAGAACATAGCTTCTCAGCTATGTGTTTACTCTGATTTTGAAGAGACTGAATTGGATGATAGGGATGAGGACGAGGAGGATGAGAAGGAACTCACAGACtttgatttgaagaagaagatacttgACGAAATCGTTAAGCAAAGAAAAGACATCGACCAAAAGATCGAGAATGAGAGATTGGAGGCTGCAAAGGCCAATAAGGATGCTGGAAACAAGGCTGCGGGTAAAAAAAAGGATAAGGCAACTGAAGCAGAGACGACGCTGCCAGCTGAGGATGCGAAGAAAG ATACTCCGTCTTCAGGAAAGCCATGTATTCTATTGATTCTTGATGATGAAGGAAACCAAACCAGTGAAGAGGTGGTGATGAATATAATGGGACTTTGGAAgtttcttgttgatgatattcTTGAAGATGTCAACCGTCTCAAGATTCTTGTTACGAAAGGAGGCGAGGAGCCTACAAAGGCTGTTGTTGCTGACGTAAAGAGTGAGAATGGAAGTGAAGGGAAAGAGGGAGGAAAGAGTGAGAGTGAAAGTGAAGAGCAAGATGGAGTAAAGAGTGAGAGTGGAAGTGAAGAGCAAGATGGAGCAAAGAGTGAGAATGGAAGTGAAGAGAAAGAGGAACCAGAGAGTGAGAATGGAAGTGGAGAGCAAGATGAAGCAGAGAGTGTGAATGGAAGTGAAGAGCAAGATGGAGCAAAGAGTGAGAATATAACTGAAGGGCTAGAGAGAGCAAAGAGCGAGAATAATACTGGAGAGCTGGAGAGAGCAAAGAGTGAGAATATAACAACTGAAGGGCTAGAGGGAGCAAAGAGAGACAGCGAAATTGTGCCAGATGAGGGTACTCGGTCACAAGCCGCGGAGAACGTACAAGATACAAAGCGTGATGGGGACAGTGGCCAGTCTACTAAAGATGTGTCGGTGGCAGCTACAAATTCCTATGACGATCTAATCAATTTCCATACCACGGATGTCTCAGAGGAATTACGTAACTCAATTCATGAGACTAACCTGCAGAATTTGTTTATGGTTCTTATCACAAAAGACTACGTGGAGACTTTTGCAGACTACATAGATAAGATTGTGAGCAAAAGCAAGAATTCGCCAGCTGCAATCGTCGTGCTAGCCAAGTCCCTAAAGTTGATTATGCTAAGCAAAAAATGTCCGAGCACAGAAGGTTATACGGAACTAAAAGAAAAGATAGACGAGGTTCTCTCAGCTGATCGGTCTGATTCACCGGATTTATGTTCTGCTTCTGAGAGTGCTGTCAATCCAATCTTCTATCTTGCATATGTGCTGTTGAAAACCTATGATACATCAAAGGGTGCCATCTTGGATTGTTTTTGGCATAGCTTGGACTTCTTTAAGCAATGTGGCTGTGTTTACTACCGTGACCTGATCACACAATGGATGCTTGAAGGCTACTTTGATCCTGTTAGGTCTGTCGAAAAGGCGTACCAGGAAGGTCATTCTATCTTGATGGATCTTATAAACCGCGGAATGCTGaagatacaagaaaacaatgtgGTGGTACCAGAGATGACGATGATCAGTTTAATTGATCCTCGACTTGGAGGCCATTTCGGGAGATCTCGACTTGGATTTTCTAGAGTCTATTGCGGTGACAAGGAAAATGGTATTGGGAAAATCACGCAGATAGATGATATGATTAAAACCGTGCAAGCAAAGAAAGTAGACAAGGTTACCACGATTCTGGTTGGTGGAGATCGTCTGCGTCGTGAAAATCCTAAAACGTACTTCGAAAATCTGAAAGAGCTTGAAGTACTTGGTCTTTTTGAACCCACACTAGAACCTCTTATCCCGTCTTTTAAGGATCATCTCAAACTCCTCCGGGTTCTTGTAATCAGGGACTGTGATCTACTGGACAGTATTGAAGAGCTTCAGACTCTTACAAAGCTGAATACTCTCGAAGTTTCTGGTGCTAGCTCCCTGAAGGAAATCAGTCCTGATTTCTTCAAGGCATTTCTTGAACTTCAAAGTCTTCACCTCTCCGGGCTTAAGATCACATCTTCCCCTCCCAGCATTTCTGATTTGACCCAACTTCATTGTCTCATCATCAAGGACTGCCATTTATTGGAAGATCTGCCAAACATACAGGAGCTAGTGAATCTTGAGGTTGTTGATGTCTCTGGTGCTCGTGGACTTCAGACTTGTTTCGACAACCAAAAAGgtgacaagaaaaacaaaagcaaaaacaaaaacttttaccTTCTTAAAAAACTTCAGCTCCTTGACTTCTCGGAGAGCCAAATAGAGCGTCTGCCAATATTCCAGGACTCTGCGGTGGGGGACAAGCTTAAATTATTGACTCGGCTCTTGTTGCGCAATTGTACCAAACTGAGAAGATTGCCTAGTTTGAAGCCCTTGTCGGGTCTCCAAATTCTTGATCTTTCCGGCACTACTAGCTTAGTGGAAATGCTTGAAGTGTGCTTCGAGGATAAGCCTGAACTCAAAACTCTGAATCTCTCAGGAACTAATCTTAGCGAGTTGGCTACCACCATCGATGAGCTGTCCAGTCTCAATGAACTTCTCCTACGGAATTGCATCAACCTAGATGCTATCCCAAACATCCAGAAACTCAAAAATCTCGAAGTCATTGATGTTTCCGGCAGTAGCAAGCTGGAGAAGATTGAGGGATCATTTGAGGACATGTTTTACCTACGTGAAGTGAACCTGCGTGGAACCAAAGTGGAGACGACACCAGAGTTGCCAAAGGACACCAAAATCCATTGTGTAAAGAGTATTATTCTGGCAGATGGAAGGCTTTTTGAAGGTAAGGATTGGGACGAAGTAAGGAGCAAAATGTCAAGTGAGAATCCTAGCTCCTCTGATGCAGCAGTTGTTGCACCCCAAGAAATCtcagaagaaacaagagagattcAATCAGCTGAACCACGCGCCAGTGATTGTACTGAGATTGGAGATGCCACGCGCAAGGAACGTCTTCTCCAAGTCCCCATAGACAGGGCTCTATATAAGAAGACACTAACATCACTTGTTGATTCCGAAAGTCCACAGGAAGTCATGGAGATCAATGAAACTAATAAGCTGGATGATGGCGCACTAGCTAAGGCTGAGTTTGTGTCTTTTGTGGACTGTACTCCTACAAGGTTCACATCTATCTTTAACAAGACCAAAGTGGTGAAGGGTTGCTGGCTAAAGATGTGCTTTGACATAAACGACCTTTTCTCTGGTGTGGATGAGGAAAATTTGAAATCATTGGAGACTTTATCGATTACAAATCTTCTATCGTTGGAGACAATAAGCTGTGCTGGTAGCTTAGAGAATCTGAAGAACCTAAGCTTAGATTGCTGCCCGAAAATCACAACGATTTTCTCGGAGATGCCTACCAGCCTACAAGTCCTGAATATAAAGCATTGTGAGAACCTGGAGAAAGTTGTTGAAAAAGTCGAAGTGTCATCTCACGATAATCTGACAGTGAAACGCGAGAATTGCCCAAACTTTGGA GACTACGTTATGGTTGAACACAGTGATGCATCACCACCATAA